The Starkeya sp. ORNL1 DNA window TCCAACGACCTGTGCTCGCTGCGCCCGCTGGAAGACCGGCCGGCACTCGCCGTGCGCATGGTGATCGCGGCGAACGGGCGCAAGAAGCGCCATACCTTCCACCGCATCATGATGCGCTCGGCGGCGAAGCTCGCTTATGCGCAGGCGCAGGACGCGATCGAAGGGCGCACCGACGAGACCACCGCGCCGCTGCTCAATGACGTGCTGCGCCCGCTCTATGCTGCCTATGCCGCGGTGAAGAAGGCGCGCGATGCCCGCGAGCCGCTGGAGCTCGACCTGCCCGAGCGCAAGATCCTGCTGAAGCCGGACGGCACGGTCGACAAGGTGGTGGTGCCGGAGCGGCTCGACGCGCACCGGCTGATCGAGGAGTTCATGATCCTCGCCAATGTCGCCGCCGCCGAGACGCTGGAGGAGAAGCGCATCCCCCTCGTCTATCGGGTGCATGACTCCCCCTCGCTGGAGAAGTTCTCCTCGCTGCGCGAATTCCTCAAGACGCTCGACATCGCGCTGCCGAAGACCGACACCATCCGGCCCTCGCACTTCAACGCCATCCTCGCCCGGGCCGAAGGCACCGAGCTGTCGCCGCTGGTCAACCAGGTGATCCTGCGCTCACAGGCGCAGGCCGAATACGCCAATGAGAATTACGGCCATTTCGGCCTGCATCTGAAGCGCTATGCGCACTTCACCTCGCCGATCCGCCGCTATGCCGATCTCATCGTGCACCGCGCTTTGATCCGCGCGCTCGATCTCGGCCGCGACGGACTGCCGGAGAGCACCACGCCGGAGGGGCTCGCCGAGGTCGCCGCGCGCATCTCCGCCGCCGAGCGCCGGGCGATGTCGGCCGAACGCGAGACCATCGACCGGCTGATCGCCCACCATATGGCGGAGCAGATCGGCGCCACCTTCAAGGGCCGCATCGCCGGGGTGACGCGGGCGGGACTTTTCGTCGCGCTCGACGATACCGGGGCGGACGGCTTCATACCGGCGGCGACGCTGGGCCAGGACTATTACCGCTATGAGGAATCCCGCCACGCGCTGGTCGGCGAGCGTACCGGCGAGGTGCACCGGCTGGGCGACCGAGTGGAGGTAAAGCTGGTCGAGGCGGCCCCGGTCGCCGGCGCGTTGCGATTTGAGCTTCTATCCGAGGGCGCCTATGTAGCGGGCGCGGGCCGTACTCGCTCGCGCGGCGGACGCCGCGAGGAGAGCCGGCCGAAGACCGGGCGCCGCCGCTACGGTCCGCATTGAAGAGCGTGCCGATGAGCCTCATCGTCCATCCCGCCACGCCGGCCGAGAGCCGTCCGGTCGGTACCGCGATCAAGCGCGGCTTCCTGATGCGCTGCCCGCATTGCGGCGAAGGCGCGCTCTATCGCGCCTATCTCAAGGTGAATGACCGCTGCCCGTGCGGCGAGGAGCTGTGGCACCAACGCGCCGACGACTTTCCGCCCTATGCGGTGATCACGATTGTCGGCCACATCATCGTACCGCTGGTGCTGGCCCTGGAGATCGCATGGCACCCGGCGCTGTGGATCCATCTCGTGCTGTGGCTGCCGCTCACCGCGCTCCTCAGCGTCGCGCTGCTGCCGCCGGTAAAGGGCGCACTGATCGGTTACCAATGGGCGCTGCGCATGCATGGCTTCGACCGCACCTCCGAGGAATATGAGCCGGCGCCGCCCTCGCAGCGCGGCGGGTCGCCGGCGCCATGAGCGTCGACGAGGCTCCCGAACGGCTGGTCAATCTCCGGCGCGAACAGGTCCATCCCAATCGCCGTCCGGTCGATGCGGCGACGCTGGTCCTCATCGATCCCTCCGGCCGCAAGCCGCGCGTGCTGCTTGGCCTGCGCCATGCGCGGCAGAAATTCGTGCCGGCCAAATTCGTCTTCCCGGGTGGGCGGGTCGATCCCGCCGACCGCCGCATGCCGGTATACGGCGCGCTCGATGCCGAGAGCGAGCGCCGGCTGGAGGCCCGTGTGGTGCGCCCCAGCCTGTCGCGCTCGCGAGCGCTGGCGCTCGCCGCCATTCGCGAAACCTTCGAGGAAACGGGGCTGCTGCTCGGCACGCGCGAAGCCGGCAGCCCGCCTTTGGCACTGCCGCCGGGCTGGGAGGGCTTCGGCGCCGCCGGCGTTTTCCCAAATCTCGAAGCGCTGCGCTTCGTTGCCCGCGCCATCACCCCGCCGCGGCTGGTACGGCGCTTCGACACCCGCTTCTTCATGGCCGATGTGCGCGATGTCGCCCATGAGGTGAAGGGCGTGGTGGGTCCGGATTCGGAACTGACCGAACTGCGCTGGCTGACCCTCGAGGAAGCCAAGGCGGCGGATATTCTCACCATCACCCGCAACATATTGGGCGAGGTGGAGCAACGTCTCGCTCCCGGCGGCTATCGCCGCCCGGTGCCATTCTATTATATGCGCGGCGGCGCGTTCCGCTGCGACACGCTGGATTGATACGAACGACGTTTCTTCCTGGTGCGCATACTCACTGGTACGCATGGCCTCTTCCGAACAATCGATCACCGCCTCCACCGCCGCGTCATTGGCGGCGGCGATCGGCGCCATTTCGGTGGTCGGCATCGGGCTTGGCCTGTCCGTGCCGCTGCTGGCCCTGGAAATGGAAGCGCGCGGCATCCCGCGCACCTGGATCGGGCTGAACACCGCCATGGGCGGCATCGCCACCATATTGCTCGCGCCGTTCATGCCGCGGCTGGTGCGGCAGTACGGTGCCGGACCGATGCTGATCGGCGCCATCGTCCTCGCCATCGCCACCCTGATCGGCTTCAAGGCGACACCTTCCCTCGCCGCCTGGTTCGTGCTGCGCTTCCTGTTCGGCGCGGCGCTGTGCGTGCTGTTCGTGGTCAGCGAGTTCTGGATCAACGCCGCGGCGCCGCCGCAGCGGCGCGGCCTGGTCATGGGCGTCTATGCGACGGTGCTGTCGCTCGGCGTCGCCGGTGGGCCGGCAATCCTCGGCGTCACCGGCATCGAAGGCTGGGCGCCCTATCTCGCAGGCGCCGCGCTGTTCGCGCTGGGCACCATCCCGGTGCTGATCGGCGCCAATGGCGCGCCCGAGGTGCATACCGAAAGCCGCCTCGGCATGATGGCGCTCATCCGCATCGCGCCGAGCGCGACGCTCGCCGGCCTCATCTTCGGCGCGGTCGAAACCGGGGAGATGAGCTTCCTCGCCATTTACGGCCTGAGGCGCGGGCTCGACGAACAGACCGCGGCGCTGCTGATGACGATGGCGCTGCTCGGCGGCGTCGCCTGCCAGATCCCGCTCGGGCTGCTCAGCGACCGCATGGACCGCCGCAAGCTGCTGCTCATCTGCGCGGTGGTCGGCGTGGTCGGCTCCCTGCTGCTGCCGGCATTGGCCATGGATGGCTGGGCGATCCGGGCGGTGCTGTTCGTATCCATCGGCGTCGTTGCCGGGCTCTACACGGTCGGGCTCGCCCATCTCGGCGCACGTTTCGAAGGCGCCGAGCTCGCCGCGGCCAACGCCGCCTTCGTCATGCTCTACAGCATCGGCCTGATCATCGGACCGCCCATGGTCGGCGCCGGCATGGATGCACTCGATCCGCACGGCTTCGCCTATACGATCGCGGCGCTGCTCGGCGTCTATGCGGTGGTGGTCGCCTGGCGCATCGCGCGGGTGCCGCGGAAGTAGTGCTTAGCGTCTCTTGGGCGTTCGTCACTCCAAAGCGACGCGCAGTGTACGGTCAGCCTCACTTTTGCGTAATGTCGCCTCAAGCTGTTCGGAATACCTGACGGTGGAGATTTTGCACCATGGCGAAGCTCGTCTTTGGAATGAACCAGTCCCTGGACGGCTACGTCGACCACCTGGCAATGCCGACAGGCCCCGCACTCTTTCGTCACTGGACAGAGCACGTGCGCGACCTGACGGGCAGTGTGTACGGTCGCCGCATGTACGAGATCATGCGTTATTGGGACGAAGACCGTCCTGAGTGGAGCGCGGAGCACCGCGAATTCGCGGCGGCGTGGCGGCGCCAACCGAAGTGGGTCGTGTCGCGCTCGTTAAAGTCGGTCGGCCCCAACGCCACACTTGTCGAGGATGACATCGAGACGGTGATACGTGGCCTGAAGGCCCGGATGGTTGGGGAGATTGCAGTTTCCGGACCAGACCTGGCACGAAGCCTGACCGATCTTGGTCTTGTCGATGAGTATCGACTCTACTTGCACCCTGTCGTGCTCGGTCGCGGCAAGCCATTCTTCGCCGGCCCGCGACCAACGCTCCGCTTTGTTTCCACGGATCACGTTGGCGAGGACGTGATCAGGCTGACATACGTTCCTGCCTGACCGCGCGTCTCGCCAAACGGACTGCGCCTTGCGCTGCAACCGACGTCCCAACGGACGCAGCACCCGCGCTGCATTCCTTGACATTCGCGTGGCAATCAAGGATACGGACCATCAACGAGCGGCCTTTGTGTCGCGCGATCCCATTCACATCGACGTGGCGCTAACGGGTCCGCCCGGCCACGCTC harbors:
- the rnr gene encoding ribonuclease R, encoding MRKPRPTAKHTPKPRLPQGLPTKEALTAFIAEHGGDVGKRDISRAFGLDGQDRIALKAMLRELKGEGVVEGKRRRLHVPGALPAVVMSEIVERDEDGELIAVPIDWDEAEHGDPPRIMVKLARRGRLAGPAPAIGDRVLLKTEEIPEADGHIRHTGRVLKLVEKARAQVLGIFRKDRQGGGRLIPVDKKNMGRELIIPPDFENGAEEGDLVAVEIVRHHAYGLPTAKVKERLGSLATEKAVSLIAIHAHAIPHVFRRETLAEADAAKPATLAGREDWRALPLITIDPPDAKDHDDAVHAVADEDPENKGGFIVTVAIADVAWYVRPGSSLDREAVVRGNSVYFPDRVVPMLPERISNDLCSLRPLEDRPALAVRMVIAANGRKKRHTFHRIMMRSAAKLAYAQAQDAIEGRTDETTAPLLNDVLRPLYAAYAAVKKARDAREPLELDLPERKILLKPDGTVDKVVVPERLDAHRLIEEFMILANVAAAETLEEKRIPLVYRVHDSPSLEKFSSLREFLKTLDIALPKTDTIRPSHFNAILARAEGTELSPLVNQVILRSQAQAEYANENYGHFGLHLKRYAHFTSPIRRYADLIVHRALIRALDLGRDGLPESTTPEGLAEVAARISAAERRAMSAERETIDRLIAHHMAEQIGATFKGRIAGVTRAGLFVALDDTGADGFIPAATLGQDYYRYEESRHALVGERTGEVHRLGDRVEVKLVEAAPVAGALRFELLSEGAYVAGAGRTRSRGGRREESRPKTGRRRYGPH
- a CDS encoding DUF983 domain-containing protein — protein: MSLIVHPATPAESRPVGTAIKRGFLMRCPHCGEGALYRAYLKVNDRCPCGEELWHQRADDFPPYAVITIVGHIIVPLVLALEIAWHPALWIHLVLWLPLTALLSVALLPPVKGALIGYQWALRMHGFDRTSEEYEPAPPSQRGGSPAP
- a CDS encoding NUDIX hydrolase; the encoded protein is MSVDEAPERLVNLRREQVHPNRRPVDAATLVLIDPSGRKPRVLLGLRHARQKFVPAKFVFPGGRVDPADRRMPVYGALDAESERRLEARVVRPSLSRSRALALAAIRETFEETGLLLGTREAGSPPLALPPGWEGFGAAGVFPNLEALRFVARAITPPRLVRRFDTRFFMADVRDVAHEVKGVVGPDSELTELRWLTLEEAKAADILTITRNILGEVEQRLAPGGYRRPVPFYYMRGGAFRCDTLD
- a CDS encoding MFS transporter — protein: MASSEQSITASTAASLAAAIGAISVVGIGLGLSVPLLALEMEARGIPRTWIGLNTAMGGIATILLAPFMPRLVRQYGAGPMLIGAIVLAIATLIGFKATPSLAAWFVLRFLFGAALCVLFVVSEFWINAAAPPQRRGLVMGVYATVLSLGVAGGPAILGVTGIEGWAPYLAGAALFALGTIPVLIGANGAPEVHTESRLGMMALIRIAPSATLAGLIFGAVETGEMSFLAIYGLRRGLDEQTAALLMTMALLGGVACQIPLGLLSDRMDRRKLLLICAVVGVVGSLLLPALAMDGWAIRAVLFVSIGVVAGLYTVGLAHLGARFEGAELAAANAAFVMLYSIGLIIGPPMVGAGMDALDPHGFAYTIAALLGVYAVVVAWRIARVPRK
- a CDS encoding dihydrofolate reductase family protein → MAKLVFGMNQSLDGYVDHLAMPTGPALFRHWTEHVRDLTGSVYGRRMYEIMRYWDEDRPEWSAEHREFAAAWRRQPKWVVSRSLKSVGPNATLVEDDIETVIRGLKARMVGEIAVSGPDLARSLTDLGLVDEYRLYLHPVVLGRGKPFFAGPRPTLRFVSTDHVGEDVIRLTYVPA